One segment of Mycolicibacterium sp. YH-1 DNA contains the following:
- the carA gene encoding glutamine-hydrolyzing carbamoyl-phosphate synthase small subunit, whose product MTASGQRSASRRGGVAVLVLEDGRVFTGTPFGAIGQTLGEAVFSTGMSGYQETLTDPSYHRQIVVATAPQIGNTGWNGEDSESRGDKIWVAGYAVRDPSPRASNWRATGTLDDELIRQGIVGIAGIDTRAVVRHLRTAGSMKAGVFSGDALAPTDELLDRVRDQASMLGADLAGEVSTDDVYVVEPEGAQRFTVAALDLGIKTNTPRNFALRGIRSHVLPSAATFDQIADLKPDGVFLSNGPGDPATADHVVSVTRQVLEAGIPLFGICFGNQILGRALGRSTYKMVFGHRGINIPVMDHTTGRVAVTAQNHGFALEGEAGEEFDTPFGRAVVSHTCANDGVVEGIKLVNGRAFSVQYHPEAAAGPHDANYLFDQFVDLMAGEK is encoded by the coding sequence GTGACGGCCAGCGGGCAGCGAAGCGCATCGCGCAGAGGTGGAGTGGCCGTACTGGTCCTCGAGGACGGCAGAGTTTTCACCGGCACCCCGTTCGGTGCGATTGGGCAGACTCTGGGCGAGGCGGTGTTCTCCACCGGTATGTCCGGCTATCAGGAGACGCTGACCGATCCGAGCTATCACAGGCAGATCGTGGTCGCCACGGCACCGCAGATCGGCAACACCGGATGGAACGGTGAGGACAGTGAGAGTCGCGGAGACAAGATCTGGGTGGCGGGCTACGCCGTGCGCGACCCGTCGCCGCGGGCGTCCAACTGGCGTGCCACCGGCACGCTGGATGACGAACTGATCCGCCAGGGCATCGTCGGCATCGCCGGTATCGACACGCGTGCGGTGGTACGCCACCTGCGCACCGCCGGATCGATGAAGGCCGGTGTGTTCTCCGGTGACGCCCTGGCACCGACCGACGAGCTGCTTGATCGGGTGCGAGACCAGGCGTCGATGCTTGGCGCCGACCTTGCAGGCGAAGTCAGCACCGACGACGTCTATGTGGTGGAACCCGAAGGCGCCCAGCGGTTCACCGTCGCCGCGCTGGACCTCGGCATCAAGACCAACACACCGCGCAACTTCGCCCTCCGGGGTATCCGCAGCCACGTGCTGCCGTCGGCGGCAACGTTTGACCAGATCGCCGACCTCAAGCCCGACGGGGTGTTCCTGTCCAACGGTCCCGGTGACCCGGCGACCGCCGACCACGTCGTCAGCGTCACGCGGCAGGTGCTGGAGGCGGGGATTCCGTTGTTCGGCATCTGCTTCGGCAACCAGATCCTCGGTCGGGCGCTTGGCCGGTCCACCTACAAGATGGTGTTCGGCCACCGCGGCATCAACATTCCCGTGATGGACCACACCACCGGCAGGGTCGCCGTCACCGCACAGAACCACGGTTTCGCGCTGGAGGGTGAGGCGGGCGAGGAGTTCGACACGCCGTTCGGCCGTGCCGTCGTCAGCCACACCTGCGCCAATGACGGTGTCGTCGAGGGCATCAAGCTCGTCAACGGCCGGGCCTTCTCGGTGCAGTACCACCCGGAGGCGGCTGCGGGACCACACGACGCGAACTATCTGTTCGACCAGTTCGTCGACCTCATGGCAGGAGAGAAGTAG
- a CDS encoding transporter, whose product MNTPTLVISLIMAAVLVLLIAFFIRQMMRGWLRRAQRQVEMIGALPPLPDTVGPAIIPATRGLYVGSTIAPSWQDRIAVGDLGFRSKAVLTRYPEGIMVQRTGAGPIWIPDESITALRTERGIAGKALTYDGILAIRWKLPSGTEIDTGFRSDDRRELANWIQEETA is encoded by the coding sequence GTGAACACCCCGACGCTCGTCATATCGCTGATCATGGCCGCGGTGCTGGTGCTGCTGATCGCCTTCTTCATCCGGCAGATGATGCGCGGCTGGCTGCGGCGCGCCCAACGGCAGGTCGAGATGATCGGTGCGTTACCGCCGCTTCCCGACACGGTCGGCCCGGCGATCATCCCGGCGACTCGGGGTCTGTACGTCGGCAGCACCATTGCGCCGAGCTGGCAGGACCGCATCGCGGTGGGCGATCTCGGCTTCCGCAGCAAGGCCGTGCTCACCCGCTACCCGGAGGGCATCATGGTGCAGCGCACCGGAGCCGGCCCCATCTGGATTCCCGACGAGTCGATCACCGCGCTGCGCACCGAGCGCGGTATCGCAGGCAAGGCACTCACCTATGACGGCATCCTGGCGATTCGCTGGAAGCTGCCGTCGGGCACCGAGATTGACACTGGGTTTCGCAGCGATGACCGCCGTGAACTCGCCAACTGGATTCAGGAGGAGACAGCGTGA